One genomic window of Medicago truncatula cultivar Jemalong A17 chromosome 1, MtrunA17r5.0-ANR, whole genome shotgun sequence includes the following:
- the LOC112417535 gene encoding uncharacterized protein, translating to MMFQERKNYAKNSEYRPKYIPEPVWNQLIHYWASDKNFKNLSVANTANRASTQGSSIHTVGSISMGEKERRMENEIGVKPPVEEVFAICHIRKDKKWVDSRAEHAYGAFKKRKAELLEISMSQNQEEEGLSSESHNNMPDDLTIWKEVAPKGKKGKLYGLGSIGTNTSKYTIGSCSNAFKEKNMEQELLKWKEKVKEQERINQEQKQKLEQQQKRIESNESMLATLFEKLNMPLPPNFACATPMQDEPNDVGEASNENNDDNFGFE from the exons ATGATGtttcaagagagaaaaaattatgcaaaaaattCTGAATACAGGCCAAAGTACATCCCTGAGCCAGTATGGAATCAATTAATACATTATTGGGCATCCGataaaaattttaagaatttatcAGTGGCAAACACTGCAAATCGTGCTTCAACTCAAGGTAGCTCCATTCATACTGTTGGTTCTATATCTATGGGTGAGAAGGAACGTAGGATG GAGAATGAAATAGGAGTCAAGCCTCCAGTGGAGGAGGTATTTGCTATTTGCCATATCAGAAAGGATAAGAAATGGGTTGATAGTAGAGCTGAGCATGCCTAT GGAGCTTTTAAGAAGAGAAAAGCAGAGCTTTTGGAAATATCTATGTCTCAAAATCAAGAGGAAGAAGGATTGTCTTCCGAAAGCCATAATAATATGCCAGATGACTTGACTATTTGGAAAGAAGTAGCTCCTAAaggtaaaaaaggaaaattatatgGTTTAGGTTCTATAGGAACAAATACTTCGAAGTATACTATTGGTTCATGCTCGAATGCCTTTAAGGAAAAAAACATGGAACAAGAGCTcttaaaatggaaagaaaaggtAAAAGAGCAAGAACGTATAAACCaagagcaaaaacaaaaattagagcAGCAACAAAAAAGAATTGAGTCAAATGAAAGCATGCTTGCAACTTTATTTGAAAAGTTGAATATGCCATTGCCTCCAAACTTTGCTTGTGCGACACCTATGCAAGATGAACCAAATGATGTTGGTGAAGCCTCTAATGAAAACAATGATGATaattttggatttgaatga
- the LOC25484287 gene encoding protein DMR6-LIKE OXYGENASE 2 — translation MQDDVSGLQVLKDGKWITVEPLPGAFVVNIGHLLEIISKGKLKSAEHRAVTNSSHTRTSAAFFIAPLDDCLIEPAEDLTDENNQPILKSFKYKEFLKQFFNTLGDSYLLLKSFEAPKN, via the exons ATGCAAGATGATGTAAGTGGTCTTCAAGTATTAAAGGATGGAAAGTGGATCACGGTTGAGCCTCTTCCTGGTGCATTTGTCGTCAACATAGGACATCTATTGGAG ATAATTAGTAAAGGTAAGTTAAAAAGTGCTGAGCATCGAGCTGTTACCAATTCAAGTCATACTCGCACATCTGCTGCCTTTTTCATAGCTCCATTAGATGATTGTCTCATAGAGCCAGCAGAAGATCTCACTGATGAGAACAACCAACCTATTTTAAAGTCTTTTAAATACAAGGAGTTCCTCAAGCAATTCTTTAACACACTTGGTGACTCATACCTGCTGCTGAAATCATTTGAGGCACCAaagaattaa
- the LOC120575795 gene encoding hyoscyamine 6-dioxygenase produces the protein MAGHQPLFDGPSFDLGIEEDIENLSLLIVEDTLDKEVINHGISMNQMKETMSVFKEVFEMPNEYKQNMYANDDLKTCRKFTSSLRYETEKVHLWRDSLRHPSHPLDQWQHLWPENPITYRECVGDFSVKIKELGWRIMDLISEGLGLQRGYFDNDLTGSLITSINHYPPCP, from the exons ATGGCAGGACACCAACCTTTGTTTGATGGACCATCATTTGATTTGGGAATTGAAGAAGACATAGAGAATTTGTCACTTCTTATTGTGGAAGACACATTAGATAAAGAG GTTATCAATCATGGAATCTCAATGAatcaaatgaaagaaacaatGAGTGTTTTCAAGGAGGTGTTTGAGATGCCTAATGAGTACAAGCAAAACATGTATgctaatgatgatttgaagacaTGTAGGAAGTTTACTAGCAGTCTTAGATATGAAACTGAAAAGGTTCATTTATGGAGGGATAGTCTTAGACACCCATCTCATCCTTTGGACCAGTGGCAACACTTATGGCCTGAAAATCCAATTACATACag AGAGTGTGTTGGAGATTTTTCGGTTAAAATTAAGGAGTTGGGTTGGAGGATCATGGATTTGATTAGTGAAGGGCTTGGTCTGCAGCGTGGATATTTTGACAACGATCTTACCGGATCATTGATTACCTCAATTAATCATTATCCACCGTGCCCTTAA
- the LOC25484289 gene encoding flavanone 3-dioxygenase 2: MEKLITNRWSNIQYVPENYIFPPESRPGNVKIPFSNSIPVIDLSEACKGDRSNIIKKIIKAAEEFGFFQVINHGISMDQMKETMSIFKEIFHMPDEYKKNLCTNDPSKPCKMFTSSFNYATEKVHLWRDSLRHPCYPLEQWQHLWPENPTTYRECVGDFSNEVKELGSRLMNLISEGLGLKCGYFDNDLTGSMILSVNHYPRCPEPNLALGMSKHSDPNLITILMQDDVSGLQVLKDGKWIALEARPHAFIINVGYQLQIISNDKLKSVEHRVVTNASQGRTTAAFCLAPSDDCTVEPAQSFIDEHNPPMCKPFKYKDFSSHYFNKYGDTDVVLTSFGATKN; the protein is encoded by the exons ATGGAGAAACTTATTACAAATCGTTGGTCCAATATTCAATATGTCCCTGAAAACTATATATTTCCCCCAGAATCAAGACCAGGGAATGTGAAAATCCCATTCAGTAATAGCATCCCAGTGATTGATCTAAGTGAAGCATGTAAGGGTGATAGAAGCAATATAATCAAGAAAATTATCAAAGCTGCTGAGGAGTTTGGATTCTTTCAG GTTATTAATCATGGGATTTCAATGGATCAAATGAAGGAAACAATGAGTATTTTTAAGGAGATTTTTCATATGCCTGATGAGTACAAGAAAAACTTGTGTACTAATGACCCTTCCAAGCCATGCAAGATGTTTACTAGCAGTTTCAACTATGCAACTGAAAAGGTTCATCTATGGCGAGACAGTCTTCGCCACCCATGTTATCCTTTGGAGCAATGGCAACACTTATGGCCTGAAAATCCAACTACATACag AGAGTGTGTAGGGGATTTCTCAAATGAAGTTAAGGAATTAGGTTCGCGGCTCATGAATTTGATCAGTGAAGGGCTCGGCCTGAAGTGTGGATATTTTGACAATGATCTTACCGGGTCAATGATTCTTTCGGTTAATCATTATCCACGATGTCCTGAACCAAATTTGGCACTGGGAATGAGTAAACACTCTGATCCAAACCTCATCACTATTTTAATGCAAGATGATGTATCTGGTCTTCAAGTATTGAAGGATGGAAAGTGGATTGCTCTTGAGGCTCGTCCTCATGCCTTCATCATAAATGTAGGCTACCAGCTGCAG ATAATTAGTAATGATAAACTAAAAAGTGTAGAGCATAGAGTGGTGACCAATGCAAGTCAAGGTCGCACAACTGCTGCTTTTTGCTTAGCTCCTTCAGATGATTGCACTGTAGAGCCAGCACAATCTTTCATTGATGAACACAATCCACCAATGTGCAAACCTTTCAAATACAAGGATTTCAGTTCCCACTACTTTAACAAATATGGTGACACCGATGTAGTGCTTACATCATTTGGGGCAACAAAGAATTAA